TTCCCCTCTCAGAGAACAGTCACTGAATTCTGCTTTTTGGGCAACACAGTCTGTCAGCGAATCAGAGTGGTAGGTCCAGGCTTGAAGATTCAGCTTGAGCATTTTTATCGGTGTCTCCATCTCGACCTGTAACCTCAGACTTAATTCCGCACTGCCTTAGTGTTTTATCAAGATAAGAAACACCTGATGCAAGCTGCCACGGGGAAGATGCTGGGATCCTTTGGGAGATTAGGAAACATATACAAAGGAAAGATACTATTATGAAGGAATAAGACACTTAAATTTCAAACTTTCTGATGCCAAAGCTAGACATGATTACACTTTATAGATGAGCTATAATAAGACTAACCTAATATGGTTGGCTGtggttcagttttctcttttcccaCATTGGTTAAAAGCAAATAGATCTTACAGTTCACTCAGTAACCCATAAAGACAGATGAATAAATACTGTGCCAGTAATCTCCTCATTGGCATGTGGAGCAGCACGTGGAGAACATGAACTAGCCTTTTAACATGATACCCAGTACATACCAAGTCTGTCCAGTAATTCAGAGGACAGTTTTTCAGTAGATACGCATGGATCACACAAGCAGCTTAGCTGCTTCAGAGAAGCGTGACGGTCCCCTGCAGGTTCTCAGCTGAGCTGTCTCTTGTGAAAACTCTGTGTTGACTTCAGTCCCTCCGAAGCAGACTTTTGGTTTGTATCTTCTCATCTTGATAGTCATGTTCTGGTTCTCCATTTTCCATTCTTGGATTTTATTTTACCCTGAGCCCTACTGATTTGAAGGTTATAACCCACTGATCCAGTTGAATGGTGAATGCTCCCAAAGGTTGGGTCAGCCCCACTTGGAGAATTCAGGAGCATCAGCTTGTGTTACTCTGTGACGCTACAGTTTACTAGAACCACTTTGGCAAACAGTAGGTGTGCCACAGAAGCAAGCTGAaggtttacttttatttacaCAGCATAAAAGGAGTTTGTTCTGGACTGGTGACCTGCCTATGGAAGGTCGTGGTACTCTGCATAACATCTGGGATGTTTAGATAATGCCTGTTTTAACCAGAGCAGACCCTCTCTGTCTACTATGGTCATAAGATGTTCACCTTACTTTCTGTTTGTCCCACATTGTAGGTGCTCATGTGACTATCACGGATCGACAAGTAGCATTAGAATTTCTTAAGTCAAATGTTGAAGCCAACTTACCTCCCCATATCCAACCCAAAGTTGTTGTTAAGGAGTTGACTTGGGGACAAAATTTGGAAAGTTTTTCGCCTGGAGAATTTGATCTCATACTTGGAGCTGATGTCATATACTTAGAAGATACCTTCACAGATCTTCTTCAAACACTGGAACATCTCTGTAGCAACCGCTCTGTGATTCTTTTAGCTTGCCGAATTCGCTATGAACGGGACAATAACTTCTTAACAATGCTGGACAGGCAATTTACTGTGAGTAAGGTTCACTACGATCCTGAGAAGGATGTACATATTTACAAAGCACAAAAGAGAAACCAGCGGAAGGACTTGTAGTGGCATTATTTTCTAAGAATTGAATGTGTCAGTTAAGGTTTTACAACTAGAACTCCCATGCTAATGTGATGGCAGACTGCAAGTCTGTCCAACCAGAGCTGCTCAAGGAACAGAGAACATGTGCTCTGTGCAGACAAATTCATACCTTGTCCCATTGCCGTCACTGTCTGTAATGATTGGCTCACTGCTGAGCAGTAAATGTGCACGTGAGGTGTGGCTGATGTTCTTTCCTTACCCAGCGTGCCCTCTTGGGAAGCAGTTTCCACTGACGATCTGAAAAGAACGGTGTAAAGGTGTCTTTAAACTGGTGAGATTCAGTCATACACGGGCTGTATAATGTCTCTCGTCTGCTGAGTGTAAACAGGGTTTCTTGCACATACTCCTGAAAGGGTTGTGCTGTTGAAGTCTCTTACTTTTTTGTGAGATAAGGCCTTGCCTTACTCTGTAGCGCTGGCTGGGTCTgaaactgtgtagaccaggccgacCTCAAACTTGGAGTGATTCTCTTGCCACtcccactgagtgctgggattacttacAGGTTTGTGCCATGACACCCCATTTACCATATAGTTTCAGGCACCATGAGATGAGGACGAATTTTCTGTTTCTCGTATCATACCTTTTTGCCAGATTTCAGGGGTAAGTATGTAagcaaaggaataaataaaaataaatttttacataTTACATTACATAAAACTGTGGGCTGAAAGTTTCTTCCACAGGGATGCCAACCGAACATTACCCTGAACATCTACCAGGTCTACAAATATCTAAGTGACTACTACCAGCCAGGGAGCCCCAGCACAGTGCTCACCCCAACCAGTGAGCCAGCACAGGCCTGGTAGGAAAACCTGCATTTGACCCAGGTTGGTTACAGCCTGGTCAATAAGATGTGGTAAGGAAGGGCATGATGTTGGACCAAACAAGAAGATATAAAATGGTTTCCTGTAAGAGATATACTACAAGTAGAAAAGCAAGCTACTATTGTTCAATGTTCAATGTTGTATCTAGTtctaggtgggtttttttttccttttaatatgtCAGTTTGTAAAAGTTAACTCTCATTTCTTCACAAAGGTTAGCTCCCAAGATACAAACCCTGTATTATTACCTATAATCACTCCTCAGATAGCAGGCTCCCTGgtgggttgtgagctgctggaggcctctttccttttccttccctagtATCAGTAAAAAGCATATAACCACGTGAGCAGGGTAAATTCTATTTAGAGGCCACTGATGTTTTGTGCCGCTAGGGACCAAATCCAAGGTTGTGCGCATACTAGGCAAACACTAACCCCAAGTTATGACATCCCTAGCCAGAAGTTACTGGGTTTTCTCTGAGTAGACTTTATGAATAAAGTTATCAGTACAAGCTTTTCTTCTACATTAAGGTCTAACTAAAAACTTAAGCACTTTAGACCATAGCACATTATGATCTCACAATGGCATTTGGTAATAGAAATTTGTTGAATTTGTTGTATAGACTATTGAAggcctcattttcttttaataaatattttggatatcagaatACCTGACATTGTGTCTTCTACATCTATTTAAAATTGtagttgtattagtcagggtcccctctggaggaacagaatgggggggggggagggaagaagagagagaggggaggagggggggttaTTTGAGTGGCTTACGGGCTGTGTGGTCCacc
The nucleotide sequence above comes from Peromyscus eremicus chromosome 13, PerEre_H2_v1, whole genome shotgun sequence. Encoded proteins:
- the Mettl21a gene encoding protein N-lysine methyltransferase METTL21A encodes the protein MALVPYEESAAIGLQKFHKPLATFSFANHTIQIRQDWRQLGVAAVVWDAAIVLSTYLEMGAVELRGRSAVELGAGTGLVGIVAALLGAHVTITDRQVALEFLKSNVEANLPPHIQPKVVVKELTWGQNLESFSPGEFDLILGADVIYLEDTFTDLLQTLEHLCSNRSVILLACRIRYERDNNFLTMLDRQFTVSKVHYDPEKDVHIYKAQKRNQRKDL